Genomic DNA from Chitinivibrionales bacterium:
TTCGTTGATCACCGATTCGACCTTTGAAAACCCGTGTTGCGCGATCGCTTTTTCCCTTGGTGACGCCTTTTCGACAATGAAATCACCATTGCCGAATTGTTCTATGGTTATTGTATCGTTCAGTTTTTTCAGTGAGTTAAGTTCACTGTAGTTACCCTGTTTGGCAAACTGGGCGATATAAACTTTCAGTCCGGCGCCGGCCGCACGGAGGGCAAGCCCCAGGGCAGCGGTGGTTTTACCTTTACCGTTGCCGGTGTAGAGGTGGATATAGCCTTTTTTGCTATTGGTTAACATGGGTTTTACGTGCCCCCCCTGCTCATGCGCTCGTGAGTTCGTGCGCTCATTCCTCACCCGCTCGGTATTACCAGTGAAATCTGTCGCTTTGTATCGTTTATCTTAGTAAAAGTGACTCCATAGATTTCTTTGAGTTGTTTTGTTGAATCTGCCATGAGTTCGGTTGATGGTCCTTTGAAATAAACAGAGCCGTCAACCAGGGCCAGTATTTTTGAATAATGGCCCAGAGCGTCGTTGATATCAT
This window encodes:
- the cobO gene encoding cob(I)yrinic acid a,c-diamide adenosyltransferase yields the protein MLTNSKKGYIHLYTGNGKGKTTAALGLALRAAGAGLKVYIAQFAKQGNYSELNSLKKLNDTITIEQFGNGDFIVEKASPREKAIAQHGFSKVESVINEGACDMVILDEICIALHFELIDTQQLIQVLKNRPSPIEIVLTGRNAPPEIIEIADLVTEMKEIKHYYSRGVQSRKGIEE